A genome region from Panicum virgatum strain AP13 chromosome 4K, P.virgatum_v5, whole genome shotgun sequence includes the following:
- the LOC120704820 gene encoding mitogen-activated protein kinase kinase kinase 1-like, producing the protein MEPVATTPDATTTTTPFAAAADEEASTRRVANRIIRALQHQLRLLHRAGAEFFVLGATGNVYTVTLSAAPACTCPDPAAPCKHILFVLLRVLGLSLDDACVWRQTLRPCQVARLVAAPTHPDALAGARARERFHQLWSAARPAADGRRDAAASSGRPLDGAACPVCLEEMAPAAAPVQQAVLTCRTCRNAVHAECFARWKRSRARRAATCVVCRSRWRQPSREQEREQYMNLAAYMNDGDGDVAMQSADGGLCAGW; encoded by the coding sequence ATGGAGCCGGTGGCGACGACGCCGGacgctaccaccaccaccaccccgttcgccgccgccgcggacgaggAGGCGTCGACGCGGCGCGTGGCGAACCGCATCATCCGCGCGCTGCAGCACCAgctccggctgctgcaccgCGCGGGGGCGGAGTTCTTCGTGCTCGGCGCCACGGGGAACGTGTACACGGTGACGctgtccgccgcgccggcgtgcACGTGCCCGGACCCCGCCGCGCCCTGCAAGCACATCCTCTTCGTCCTGCTCCGCGTCCTCGGCCTCTCCCTCGACGATGCCTGCGTCTGGAGGCAGACGCTGCGCCCGTGCCAGGTCGCGCGCCTCGTCGCCGCGCCCACGCACCcggacgcgctcgccggcgcgcgcgccagGGAGCGGTTCCACCAGCTCTGGTCGgcggcccgccccgccgccgacggccgccgggacgcggcggcgtcgtcggGGAGGCCGCTCGACGGCGCGGCGTGCCCGGTGTGCCTCGAGGagatggcgccggcggccgcgccggtgCAGCAGGCGGTCCTGACGTGCAGGACGTGCCGGAACGCGGTGCACGCCGAGTGCTTCGCGCGGTGGAAGCGCagccgcgcgcggcgggcggcgacgtgCGTCGTGTGCCGCTCGCGGTGGCGGCAGCCCAGCCGGGAGCAGGAGCGGGAGCAGTACATGAACCTCGCCGCCTACATgaacgacggcgacggcgacgtggcGATGCAGAGCGCCGACGGCGGGCTGTGCGCCGGCTGGTAG
- the LOC120704821 gene encoding uncharacterized protein LOC120704821 isoform X1, with amino-acid sequence MAAPHAHTKQTVSSNPTIFTSPSEREREILIHMAPSREACAVAMAMAAPFLAMASNVGSAVPTATTCNGGEKRRRTSSDALQRTVSDVSHELHHPHGAKEKTTTAEEKPPQPLHPVPEVEDAKCECCGMSEECTPEYIRGVRRRFAGRWVCGLCAEAVREEAGKSGGAPLEEALRAHMAVCKRFNGFGRTHPVLHQAEAMREILRRRAKLGPRSRSSINPREVGREAAAVAKAGAGAGIARSSSCMPFITDEVNGRVSINRN; translated from the exons ATGGCTGCTCCCCATgcacatacaaagcaaacagtGAGCAGCAATCCGACCATCTTCACTTCACcaagc gagagagagagagagattttgaTCCACATGGCTCCCAGCAGAGAGGCGTGCGCAgtcgccatggccatggcggcgccgttccttGCGATGGCGAGCAACGTCGGCAGCGCTGTCCCCACGGCCACAACATGCAACGGCGGCGAGAAGCGGCGCCGGACCTCGTCCGACGCCCTCCAGCGCACCGTGTCCGACGTCTCCCACGAGCTCCACCACCCGCACGGCGCcaaggagaagacgacgacggcCGAGGAGaagccgccgcagccgctgcaCCCCGTCCCCGAGGTGGAGGACGCCAAGTGCGAGTGCTGCGGCATGTCGGAGGAGTGCACGCCCGAGTACATCCGCGGCGTGCGCCGCCGGTTCGCCGGGCGCTGGGTCTGCGGCCTCTGCGCGGAGGCCGTGCGCGAGGAGGCCGGCaagagcggcggcgcgccgctggAGGAGGCGCTCCGGGCGCACATGGCCGTGTGCAAGCGCTTCAACGGCTTCGGCCGGACGCACCCGGTGCTGCACCAGGCGGAGGCCATGCGCGAGATCCTCAGGCGCCGGGCCAAGCTCGGCCCCAGGTCCAGGTCCAGCATCAACCCCAGGGAGGTCGGCAGGGAGGCTGCCGCCGTGGCgaaggccggcgccggcgccggcatcgCCCGCAGCTCCAGCTGCATGCCCTTCATCACCGACGAGGTCAACGGCCGGGTGTCCATCAACAGGAACTGA
- the LOC120704821 gene encoding uncharacterized protein LOC120704821 isoform X2, with product MAPSREACAVAMAMAAPFLAMASNVGSAVPTATTCNGGEKRRRTSSDALQRTVSDVSHELHHPHGAKEKTTTAEEKPPQPLHPVPEVEDAKCECCGMSEECTPEYIRGVRRRFAGRWVCGLCAEAVREEAGKSGGAPLEEALRAHMAVCKRFNGFGRTHPVLHQAEAMREILRRRAKLGPRSRSSINPREVGREAAAVAKAGAGAGIARSSSCMPFITDEVNGRVSINRN from the coding sequence ATGGCTCCCAGCAGAGAGGCGTGCGCAgtcgccatggccatggcggcgccgttccttGCGATGGCGAGCAACGTCGGCAGCGCTGTCCCCACGGCCACAACATGCAACGGCGGCGAGAAGCGGCGCCGGACCTCGTCCGACGCCCTCCAGCGCACCGTGTCCGACGTCTCCCACGAGCTCCACCACCCGCACGGCGCcaaggagaagacgacgacggcCGAGGAGaagccgccgcagccgctgcaCCCCGTCCCCGAGGTGGAGGACGCCAAGTGCGAGTGCTGCGGCATGTCGGAGGAGTGCACGCCCGAGTACATCCGCGGCGTGCGCCGCCGGTTCGCCGGGCGCTGGGTCTGCGGCCTCTGCGCGGAGGCCGTGCGCGAGGAGGCCGGCaagagcggcggcgcgccgctggAGGAGGCGCTCCGGGCGCACATGGCCGTGTGCAAGCGCTTCAACGGCTTCGGCCGGACGCACCCGGTGCTGCACCAGGCGGAGGCCATGCGCGAGATCCTCAGGCGCCGGGCCAAGCTCGGCCCCAGGTCCAGGTCCAGCATCAACCCCAGGGAGGTCGGCAGGGAGGCTGCCGCCGTGGCgaaggccggcgccggcgccggcatcgCCCGCAGCTCCAGCTGCATGCCCTTCATCACCGACGAGGTCAACGGCCGGGTGTCCATCAACAGGAACTGA